The genomic window CAAGTGTAATTCACTAGGAGATACTGGAGAATTCAAGATCCATCATATAGGTCATGGATACTGAAGGTAGAGGTACTCCTTCTATgccaaaagaagaagaacagctgttggaagaacaagcaTCAGGTCAAGTCgaagaaatcgaagaagatgataacCAATCACTGAATTCTATGAAGGCTGTTGTGTCCAGGAGCTCTAACAAGATGGAGGATGAAAGTGAGGAAGTAATTGTGAAGGATCCAGTGTTGGAGAGGTACCATGGAGCGTGTAAAGTTGGTGATTTAAGGACGGTACGAGAAATGGTGGAATCGAAAGTGATCGACTTGTCGAAGGATTACGATGAGAATGAGCGTATTTCTGGGCTTCATTGGGCGTGTATTAATAACAGGCTCTCTGTGGTTAAATATCTAGCCAGTGCTGGCGCGGATGTGAACTTCCAAGGTGGTGATTTGGACGCGACACCATTGCACTGGGCATCGAAGTCAGGTTTGGTGTATATTGTCGATGCATTGCTTCAGGCTGGTGCGGATCCACATATCACCGATAGCCAGGGGTACAATCTATTACATACGAGTGTTTTCTCCTCTAATATCATGCTGGTGATTTacgttcttttctttgttgttgacgGTACAGATGACGTTGATCAACCGGATCCACACTTCAGAACGGCATTGCAATGGGCTGCGTATCAATCGGATACATTGACAGTCGAGAATCTCTTGAAATTCAATGCGAATGTGAAGAAAGCAGACGAGACTGGATTTACGGCGTTACATTGGGGTACAGTCAAAGGTAACATGTACGTAATGGATCTTTTGATCAAGTACGGCTCAGATTTTTTCCAAACCACCAATGACGGTAAGAACTGCTTCACGATAGGCAAAGAGTTATACTCGATCAAGAGCTTGGAGGATGCTTTATACAAAAATGGGTTCGATAAGAACGGATTCCCCATGAAGAGATACTTTACTCCGACTGCTGGTAAGCTTATAACATTTTTCTTGCCTTATGTGCTGCTTCCTGCCGTATTATTCATCTTTGCTCATGTGACGTTTGTTGTTGCCTTATTAATAAACACCGTAATTCTCACACTTTGCGGATTCGCTTTGACGAGGTTTGTTATCCCATCGTTCTTGCTTTCCAAGAGAAATTCGGTAATGAAGTCTCCATTACTATCAGGGATTTTATCAGGAACCTTCACATTGTGCCTGTTTGTTTGGATAATCAAGATTGCCCCATTAACCTTTACTGAAAAACCGTTAACCAATTTGTGCATGATGGTCTTAATGTATGTATTGAGCTTTACATTTGGCATGCTTCTAAGATCTAACCCTGGCCAGATTCCAGCAACCACGGATCACGACGAAATTAGGAAAACCATAAAGGAGCTTTTGTCATTGGGGAAATTTGACACCAAGCACTTCTGCGTTCATACATGGACTAGAATACCACTCAGATGCAAGTACGACAGGGACACATCGTCGTTGATCTCCAGATTCGACCATTTCTGTCCCTGGGTTAACAATAGAATCGGTCTATTGAACCATAAGATATTTTACATGTTTGTTGTGCTGCTCGAGATATCCATATGGGTTCTGATACCATTGATCAAGGAGTATTTTGATGAGTTAGAGGACTATTTAGAGGACAAGAAGGGCAAACACTTCTCGAAGGAAAAGTGTCGTCTATTGGGTGACGACGACTTATGTTTTGGTATGAGGAACGACCCATTCACATTCTTGACGCTTTGCTGGATTACATTCCAATCTGTA from Kluyveromyces marxianus DMKU3-1042 DNA, complete genome, chromosome 6 includes these protein-coding regions:
- the AKR1 gene encoding ankyrin repeat domain-containing DHHC palmitoyltransferase family protein → MDTEGRGTPSMPKEEEQLLEEQASGQVEEIEEDDNQSLNSMKAVVSRSSNKMEDESEEVIVKDPVLERYHGACKVGDLRTVREMVESKVIDLSKDYDENERISGLHWACINNRLSVVKYLASAGADVNFQGGDLDATPLHWASKSGLVYIVDALLQAGADPHITDSQGYNLLHTSVFSSNIMLVIYVLFFVVDGTDDVDQPDPHFRTALQWAAYQSDTLTVENLLKFNANVKKADETGFTALHWGTVKGNMYVMDLLIKYGSDFFQTTNDGKNCFTIGKELYSIKSLEDALYKNGFDKNGFPMKRYFTPTAGKLITFFLPYVLLPAVLFIFAHVTFVVALLINTVILTLCGFALTRFVIPSFLLSKRNSVMKSPLLSGILSGTFTLCLFVWIIKIAPLTFTEKPLTNLCMMVLMYVLSFTFGMLLRSNPGQIPATTDHDEIRKTIKELLSLGKFDTKHFCVHTWTRIPLRCKYDRDTSSLISRFDHFCPWVNNRIGLLNHKIFYMFVVLLEISIWVLIPLIKEYFDELEDYLEDKKGKHFSKEKCRLLGDDDLCFGMRNDPFTFLTLCWITFQSVWVLFLIGVQTVQFLKGVTDYEFSQLNKKLRRHGAGSTTEEFFSSTPPELLSEELLAELDAPALDPRRVPQRTCFTLCSTVLGLDKAMIMFKSLLRLNRGEHSSMSSTGLQDSPLLIIPTDYGWKQNAKDFWLLCDTTLPLWRRILYPPKNSHALLNGKEVDYYTLYNLPDAMERVA